A stretch of DNA from Brevibacillus ruminantium:
GATCGGACGTGCCGTGCGGGCATCCAGGGTCATGATGAGGTCGGGGAAGGTAGCTAGACGCTTGCCGTCTTGCTCCAGCGTCATATACTCGTTCCAGAAGGTCATCTCTGTGTTGCCGACTATGACCCGGCCCACGTCAAAACCGCCAGTCGTCTCCAGCGAGCACTCTCGTACTTCTCCCTCGGCGACGACACGGCCGCCCAGTTTGGCGCAGACAGCTTCAATCGCGGCTTCGCCTTTGTTGCCGAGCAGCGCCTCGCCCACCTCGATGGCTTGACGGATACCGCCTGGTGCGCCGTTTGCCCGGGCATAAGATACCGTCACCGGGTTTCGGGCCACAGCTACCAGCCCGCCTGCTTCTACAGACACCTTCCTGATCATCGACGCCGCTTTTTCAATCGTGGAAGAAATGCTCATTTCTACATAGCGTTCTCCCTTCCCGCCTGCTGCTGCCTGATGAGAGACGTAATCCGGCAGTTCATGCAGGTTCAGCGAGCCCATGGTTCCGGTCGGATGTGCCCGGCCGTTGCAGGGCAAGTCTACGATGGGAAGACCCGTCACTGCTGCCTGGAACCAGCCATTGACCGTGGTGCCCGCACCGTTTTCATTCGTATGAATCCCGGAGAGCGGCTTTTTCAGCTTTTCTGACAAAAGCTCCAGGGCCCGCACATAGTGGATCGGCTTGAGGAATTTGTCCTTGGCTGCAGGAGCGCCGACCAGCGAGACGGTCACCAGCAAATCGTCATCAGCCATCTCGTCATCGGAAACAAGCACGGGTTGCCCGACCTCCAAGGCCAACCGCCCGATCTGCAGGCCGTCTTCGATCCAGCCTCCGCCCCCGCCGCCTAGCACCGCGCCGCCGTACACAGCGGCTTCCATCATCCGTTCATCCAACAGGATTTTCGACATGTGACTCCCTCCTATTTCCGGGTAAATTTGAGCATCGAGTTAAAGAAACTGTAGATCGCATCACCGGCGATAAAACCGGCAGCGAGAATACTCATCGAGGTTTCGGCTTCTTTGCCTTTCAGCTTCAGGACGATCATGCGAATCAGAATCCCGGCCATTACTGCCCA
This window harbors:
- a CDS encoding DUF917 domain-containing protein translates to MSKILLDERMMEAAVYGGAVLGGGGGGWIEDGLQIGRLALEVGQPVLVSDDEMADDDLLVTVSLVGAPAAKDKFLKPIHYVRALELLSEKLKKPLSGIHTNENGAGTTVNGWFQAAVTGLPIVDLPCNGRAHPTGTMGSLNLHELPDYVSHQAAAGGKGERYVEMSISSTIEKAASMIRKVSVEAGGLVAVARNPVTVSYARANGAPGGIRQAIEVGEALLGNKGEAAIEAVCAKLGGRVVAEGEVRECSLETTGGFDVGRVIVGNTEMTFWNEYMTLEQDGKRLATFPDLIMTLDARTARPIVTAAIESGQAVAVIHVPADKLILSATMRNKGLLKPIEDVIGKEILPYL